One region of Alcanivorax sediminis genomic DNA includes:
- a CDS encoding 23S rRNA (adenine(2030)-N(6))-methyltransferase RlmJ, protein MLSYRHSYHAGNFADVLKHIVQIAIIEYLKKKDKPFTVHDTHAGAGNYLIDSDHMQKTGEYRAGIERLWEQRTGVGVIDQYVRLVKQLNPVGKLREYPGSPRISASLLREQDRLQCTELHSTDVELLSKLFAGNKQVRVEKMDAWHGFKAMLPPQHRRGMVLIDPSYELEKDYREMLPALQMAMERWATATYAIWYPVMDRNRTESFIRQFVKAEIPNMLRVELCVKPDASGRGMTGSGMLVVNPPYTLPQHMAQAMPLLEKHLCETGGHTLVKRLTEELP, encoded by the coding sequence ATGCTTTCCTATCGCCACAGCTATCACGCCGGCAACTTCGCCGATGTTCTCAAACACATCGTGCAGATTGCCATCATCGAGTACCTGAAAAAGAAGGATAAGCCCTTCACGGTGCACGATACCCATGCTGGGGCGGGGAACTACCTGATCGACAGTGATCATATGCAGAAGACCGGGGAATATCGCGCAGGCATTGAACGCCTGTGGGAGCAGCGTACCGGTGTCGGGGTGATTGATCAGTATGTGAGGCTCGTGAAGCAGCTTAACCCGGTGGGCAAGCTGCGCGAGTATCCGGGGTCGCCAAGAATCAGCGCCAGTTTGCTGCGTGAGCAGGACCGGCTGCAATGTACCGAGCTGCACAGCACTGACGTGGAACTGCTCAGCAAGCTGTTTGCCGGCAACAAGCAGGTGCGAGTGGAGAAAATGGATGCCTGGCACGGGTTCAAGGCCATGCTGCCGCCGCAGCATCGTCGCGGTATGGTGCTGATCGATCCTTCCTACGAGCTGGAGAAAGACTACCGGGAAATGCTGCCGGCGCTGCAGATGGCCATGGAGCGCTGGGCCACTGCCACCTATGCCATCTGGTATCCGGTGATGGACCGCAATCGCACTGAGTCGTTTATCCGTCAGTTTGTGAAGGCGGAGATTCCCAACATGTTGCGTGTGGAGCTGTGTGTGAAGCCGGATGCCTCCGGGCGCGGCATGACCGGTTCCGGCATGCTGGTGGTCAACCCGCCTTACACCCTGCCTCAGCACATGGCCCAGGCCATGCCGTTGCTGGAAAAGCACCTGTGTGAAACCGGCGGCCATACACTGGTGAAGCGGCTGACTGAAGAGCTGCCATGA
- the dapF gene encoding diaminopimelate epimerase → MNLRFTKMHGLGNDFMVIDGISQPLAEDGLPFSADEIRRLGSRHFGVGFDQMLIVQPARGGEADFRYRILNADGSEVSQCGNGARCFARFVRDQGLTDKPAVVVETAAGLMTLTITDDEQVTVDMGAPRWAPQDIPMTASEEADSYFLVSGTQAWEVGAVGLGNPHCTLLVENVDTAPVETVGPVLESHEQFPERVNVGFMQVVNRNEIRLRVYERGAGETLACGSGACAAVVIGQRRGVLDERVTVHLPGGSLQVEYAGTGGIRMTGPASRVYDGTIEID, encoded by the coding sequence ATGAACCTGCGCTTCACCAAAATGCACGGCCTCGGCAATGATTTCATGGTCATCGACGGCATTAGCCAGCCGCTAGCGGAGGACGGTCTGCCGTTTTCCGCCGATGAAATCCGTCGCCTCGGGAGCCGACATTTCGGGGTGGGCTTCGACCAGATGCTGATCGTGCAACCGGCCCGTGGCGGCGAAGCCGACTTCCGCTACCGCATCCTGAATGCCGATGGTTCAGAAGTGAGCCAGTGCGGCAACGGTGCTCGCTGCTTTGCCCGCTTTGTCCGCGATCAGGGACTCACCGACAAACCGGCAGTGGTAGTAGAAACCGCCGCCGGCCTGATGACGCTGACCATCACCGACGATGAACAGGTCACCGTGGACATGGGCGCGCCGCGCTGGGCACCGCAAGACATTCCCATGACCGCCAGTGAAGAAGCTGACAGCTACTTCCTGGTATCCGGCACACAAGCCTGGGAAGTGGGTGCGGTGGGCCTTGGCAACCCGCACTGCACCCTGCTGGTGGAGAATGTGGATACCGCGCCGGTGGAAACCGTTGGTCCTGTTCTGGAAAGCCATGAGCAGTTCCCGGAGCGGGTCAATGTAGGCTTTATGCAGGTCGTCAACCGTAACGAGATACGCCTGCGGGTGTACGAGCGCGGCGCGGGTGAAACCCTGGCCTGTGGTTCCGGTGCCTGCGCCGCCGTTGTTATCGGCCAGCGACGCGGCGTTCTGGATGAGCGGGTCACTGTTCACCTGCCCGGTGGCAGCCTGCAGGTTGAATATGCCGGAACCGGCGGCATTCGGATGACAGGGCCTGCCAGCCGTGTCTATGATGGCACCATCGAGATTGACTGA